A section of the Paramisgurnus dabryanus chromosome 4, PD_genome_1.1, whole genome shotgun sequence genome encodes:
- the slc43a1b gene encoding solute carrier family 43 member 1b, giving the protein MAPSLSQAYRRRWWMAITAVVENLLFSAVLLGWGSLLIMLKNEGFYSHLCTENETESHTNVSLTERLHWLSCIEQEEILNLGFTIGSFIISAATLPLGVLMDKFGPRPLRLLGSSCFAFSMVLIALAAYDPTVLSALIFIAVSMNGFGGICLTFTSLTLPNMFGNVRSTILSLMIGSYASSAVTFPGVKLIYDLGVSFCTIFWVWAAFACLVFVNCFVNWPAESFPAPEDIRYSKRVTLRGQVVDHKMTGDRSYSHVITEEQEVTKKLPSNDEAYHNGTASQTQGSPPFRRSVCSPIFLWSLIIMPMTQLRIIFFMGAMNKMLEFLVTHGDPDPSEELINEAEDQVGFYSSIFGTLQLLCLVSCPLIGYIMDWRMKECDDEVNPADGAISQSGPPKRDRKIQKLTNAIRAFSFTNLLLVVFGIISLIDNLPIQVVSFILHTAVRGFIHSCCGGLYAAVYPTNHFGTLTGLQSMISAVFALLQQPLFILMLGPLKGDPYWINFALLLFSLVGFFMPGYLIYHRRQLIKEKAMRDNLSVGQSAQESVSLKQTNGSSKYQTNGNI; this is encoded by the exons ATGGCTCCGTCACTCTCGCAAGCCTACAGGAGGCGCTGGTGGATGGCTATCACGGCAGTCGTAGAGAACCTGCTCTTCTCTGCTGTGTTGCTAGGATGGGGTTCCCTCCTAATCATGCTGAAGAACGAAGGCTTCTACTCACACCTGTGTACAG AGAATGAAACAGAGAGTCACACAAATGTAAGCTTGACTGAAAGATTGCATTGGCTGAGCTGTATTGAGCAGGAGGAGATTCTGAATCTGGGCTTTACGATTGGCTCGTTCATCATCAGCGCGGCCACACTGCCTTTAGGAGTCCTGATGGACAAATTTGGGCCACGTCCGCTCAGATTGCTTGGCAG TTCCTGTTTTGCATTCTCCATGGTTTTAATTGCTCTTGCAGCATATGATCCTACAG TGTTATCAGCTCTCATATTCATTGCCGTCTCTATGAATGGGTTCGGAGGGATCTGTTTAACCTTCACCTCACTGACA TTGCCGAATATGTTTGGAAATGTGCGCTCGACGATTCTCTCACTTATGATTGGCTCTTACGCCTCCTCTGCTGTAACCTTCCCAGGAGTTAAG CTGATCTATGACCTAGGTGTGTCATTTTGTACGATTTTCTGGGTGTGGGCGGCCTTTGCCTGTCTCGTCTTTGTCAACTGCTTTGTCAACTGGCCAGCAGAATCTTTTCCTGCACCCGAGGACATCAGATACAG TAAAAGGGTGACATTGAGAGGTCAAGTAGTGGACCATAAGATGACTGGAGATCGCTCTTACAGTCACGTGATTACCGAAGAACAGGAAGTGACCAAAAAACTGCCTTCAAATGATGAAGCGTACCACAATGGAACAGCATCGCAGACTCAGG GATCTCCACCTTTCAGACGTTCCGTGTGTTCGCCAATCTTTCTGTGGAGTCTCATCATCATGCCGATGACCCAGCTTCGTATCATATTTTTCATGGGTGCCATGAATAAGATGTTGGAGTTCCTGGTTACCCATGGTGACCCTGACC cCTCTGAGGAGTTGATAAACGAGGCAGAGGATCAAG TGGGTTTCTACTCGTCCATCTTCGGCACTCTTCAGCTGCTCTGTCTGGTGAGCTGTCCTCTCATTGGCTACATTATGGACTGGAGAATGAAGGAGTGTGATGATGAAGTGAATCCAGCAGATGGAGCTATAAG TCAGTCTGGGCCTCCGAAGAGGGACAGAAAGATCCAGAAACTCACCAATGCCATCAGAGCTTTCAGCTTTACTAACCTGCTGCTGGTCGTGTTTGGTATCATCTCCCTCATAGATAACCTACCCATACAG GTGGtgtcttttattttgcacaCTGCAGTCAGAGGTTTTATTCACTCGTGCTGTGGCGGCCTCTATGCTGCTGT CTACCCAACCAATCACTTTGGCACTCTGACGGGGCTTCAGTCCATGATCAGTGCTGTGTTTGCCCTTCTACAACAACCACTCTTCATCCTAATGTTGGGACCATTGAAAGGTGATCCTTACTGG ATCAACTTTGCTCTGCTTTTGTTCTCTTTGGTTGGATTCTTTATGCCGGGATATCTCATCTACCATAGAAGACAACTCATAAAGGAGAAAGCAATGAGGGATAATCTGTCAGTGGGCCAATCAGCACAGGAGAGCGTCAGTCTCAAGCAAACAAATGGTTCCTCAAAATATCAAACTAATGGAAATATCTGA
- the med19b gene encoding mediator of RNA polymerase II transcription subunit 19-B, protein MTEIFSSLYGQPDPQGPAGGSALGFGPGKVPQNMMSFSHQMVDEGPPLRKPAAMNEPFYLLRELPMENELTGHTNLITHYNLEHAYNKFCGKKVKEKLSNFLPELPGMIDSPGIQDNSSLHSLIEKPPVCNNSFSPFTGAMLTGFRLHTGPLPEQYRLMHIQPPKKKNKHKHKHHRPQDPLPPETPSDSDHKKKKKKKDDDPDRKKKKKDKKKKKNRHSPDHPGMTGSQSSSSNLR, encoded by the exons ATGACAGAAATCTTCTCCTCACTATACGGACAGCCTGATCCCCAGGGTCCTGCGGGAGGGTCTGCGCTTGGGTTTGGGCCTGGAAAAGTGCCCCAAAACATGATGTCGTTCTCCCATCAGATGGTGGATGAAGGACCCCCGCTAAGAAAACCCGCAGCGATGAATGAGCCGTTTTATCTCCTGCGTGAGCTGCCCA TGGAGAATGAACTGACAGGACACACTAATCTCATCACACACTACAACCTGGAACACGCTTATAACAAATTCTGTGGAAAGAAGGTGAAGGAGAAACTCAGCAACTTCCTACCTGAACTTCCTG GTATGATTGACAGCCCCGGTATTCAGGACAACAGCTCTCTACACTCTCTCATTGAGAAACCACCAGTGTGCAACAACTCCTTCAGTCCCTTCACCGGTGCAATGCTAACCGGATTCAGGCTACACACCGGCCCT TTGCCAGAGCAATACAGACTGATGCACATCCAGCCACCGAAGAAGAAGAACAAACACAAGCATAAGCATCACAGACCGCAGGATCCCCTACCACCAG AAACTCCTTCAGATTCAGAccataagaagaagaagaaaaagaaagatgATGACCCggacagaaagaaaaagaagaaagataagaagaagaagaag AATCGCCATAGTCCTGATCACCCAGGTATGACAGGGTCTCAGTCCAGCAGCAGTAATctgagataa
- the tmx2b gene encoding thioredoxin-related transmembrane protein 2-B: protein MAILTPLFAFLYHLPQVYKWLLRPYYVASLFMCLAFLAIRKTPGICEHLSTQREDGNSCDFDWREVEILMFLSAIVMMKNRRAITVEQHVGNIILFSKVANVILFFRLDIRLGLLYLTLCIVFLMTCKPPLYMGPEYIKYFSDKTIDEELEKDHRVTWLVEFFANWSPECQSFASVFADLSLKYNCAGLKFGKVDIGRYSEVSKKYRVSTSPLSKQLPSLVVFQGGKEIMRRPQVDKKGRAVSWTFTEENIIREFNLNELYQKSKKLNKTKGEKSELPIEPVFSPVPEEEEPEAETISAMDTESKKDK, encoded by the exons ATGGCAATATTAACGCCTCTTTTCGCGTTTCTGTATCATTTGCCACAAGTGTACAAATGGCTACTAAGACCCTACTATGTAGCTTCGTTATTTATGTGTCTCGCGTTTTTGGCGATCCGCAAAACGCCTGGGATTTGTGAACATCTTTCGACGCAGCGGGAGGATGGCAATTCGTGCGATTTCGACTGG aGGGAGGTCGAGATATTGATGTTTCTTAGTGCTATAGTCATGATGAAGAACAGAAGAGCAA TCACAGTTGAGCAGCATGTGGGCAACATTATCCTCTTCAGTAAAGTGGCCAATGTGATTCTGTTCTTCAGACTGGACATACGTTTGGGGCTTCTCTACTTGACCCTGTGCATTG TTTTCCTGATGACCTGCAAACCTCCACTGTACATGGGCCCAGAATACATCAAGTACTTCAGTGATAAAACCATTGAT GAGGAGTTGGAGAAGGACCACAGGGTGACCTGGCTTGTGGAGTTTTTTGCTAACTGGTCACCAGAATGTCAGTCTTTCGCCTCTGTCTTTGCCGATCTCTCCTTGAA GTACAACTGTGCAGGGCTTAAATTCGGGAAAGTGGATATTGGGCGCTACAGTGAAGTGTCTAAGAA GTATAGGGTCAGCACCTCTCCTCTCTCAAAGCAGTTGCCTTCTCTTGTGGTCTTCCAGGGGGGAAAAGAAATTATGAGGCGCCCTCAGGTGGACAAGAAGGGAAGGGCAGTGTCATGGACCTTTACGGAG GAAAATATCATCCGAGAGTTTAACCTCAATGAGCTGTACCAGAAGTCCAAGAAGCTCAACAAGACCAAAGGAGAGAAGAGCGAGCTGCCCATTGAACCTGTGTTTTCCCCTGTGCCTGAAGAGGAGGAACCTGAGGCTGAAACCATCAGCGCGATGGACACAGAAAGCAAGAAGGACAAATAG